In Pantoea cypripedii, the following proteins share a genomic window:
- a CDS encoding YdcF family protein, producing MQQFPGSFLISSGKELHHTFNSGMHIADLQTAKTMKNLIQEGRHLQDSPVENKAISDEINKIKDLLTQVADDELRTLTQPLSLQITNKNVSLNTSQEMSEKQWLEQHDKPGNYLVLNGNNDETYVSFIAQRVKNCAHLKIITSGFGGHGTTDRHTISTNQTEADRFKDILMSNGVAEEKILVDPWSTNSGQNAINVAGILNDQIQAEDKVTIIIAGTPAAVFRQTYTYAKQLDIAVDSYQIESFPFSEKGAYITIPDKLAILREFSTTLHYLMNTDYLPADAQLYPDSFFDSAVDTIQTMAKGLKKKDTEVVEKYKSVIDAMESISAEMISRLKNNNHTMEDKNNIRIVDQFFRGLFNPLEMTFTRGSV from the coding sequence ATGCAGCAATTTCCAGGTTCTTTCCTTATATCTAGTGGCAAAGAGCTGCATCACACATTTAACAGCGGAATGCATATTGCTGATTTACAGACCGCAAAAACCATGAAGAACCTCATCCAGGAAGGAAGACATCTTCAGGATTCTCCAGTTGAAAATAAAGCGATTTCTGATGAGATTAATAAAATAAAAGATCTCTTAACGCAGGTCGCTGACGATGAGCTGCGCACGTTGACCCAACCTCTCTCGTTACAGATAACTAACAAAAATGTCAGCCTGAATACATCACAGGAGATGTCTGAAAAACAATGGCTGGAGCAGCATGACAAACCGGGAAATTACCTCGTATTAAACGGTAATAATGATGAAACCTATGTATCTTTTATCGCTCAACGGGTTAAAAATTGCGCACATCTGAAAATTATCACGAGTGGTTTTGGTGGGCATGGCACAACTGATCGCCATACTATCTCTACTAATCAAACTGAAGCGGACAGATTCAAAGATATTCTGATGAGCAATGGCGTTGCGGAGGAAAAAATACTCGTTGATCCCTGGTCCACTAACAGTGGTCAGAATGCCATCAACGTGGCGGGGATTCTGAATGATCAAATTCAGGCTGAAGACAAAGTGACAATTATTATCGCCGGAACACCGGCAGCGGTTTTTCGTCAGACTTACACGTATGCAAAGCAACTGGATATTGCAGTAGATAGTTATCAAATCGAGTCATTCCCCTTTAGCGAAAAGGGTGCATATATCACCATACCTGATAAATTGGCGATTTTACGCGAGTTCTCGACCACACTGCATTATCTTATGAATACTGATTATTTGCCTGCTGATGCACAGCTCTATCCGGACTCGTTCTTTGATAGCGCGGTAGATACTATCCAGACAATGGCAAAAGGATTAAAGAAAAAAGATACAGAGGTGGTTGAAAAATATAAAAGCGTCATTGATGCCATGGAGTCCATATCTGCGGAGATGATTTCTCGCCTGAAAAATAATAATCACACCATGGAAGATAAAAATAATATCAGGATAGTAGACCAGTTTTTCCGTGGGTTGTTTAACCCGCTGGAGATGACGTTTACAAGGGGGAGTGTATAA
- the metF gene encoding methylenetetrahydrofolate reductase, giving the protein MSFFHANQREALNQSLAELNGQINVSFEFFPPGTPEMEETLWNSIDRLSSLKPKFVSVTYGANSGERDRTHSIIKGIKERTGLEAAPHLTCIDATRDELRTIARDYWDSGIRHIVALRGDLPPGAGKPEMYGSDLVELLKEVGDFDISVAAYPEVHPEAKSAQADLINLKRKIDAGANRAITQFFFDVESYLRFRDRCVATGIDVEIVPGILPVSNFKQLQRFATMTNVRVPGWMNAMFAGLDDDPETRKMVGANIAMDMVKILSREGVKDFHFYTLNRAEMSYAICHTLGVRPGIAV; this is encoded by the coding sequence ATGAGTTTCTTTCATGCCAATCAGCGCGAAGCGCTGAATCAAAGCCTGGCTGAGTTGAACGGGCAAATTAATGTCTCCTTTGAGTTTTTCCCGCCCGGGACCCCCGAAATGGAAGAAACCCTGTGGAACTCTATCGACCGCCTCAGCAGCCTGAAGCCGAAATTTGTCTCGGTCACCTATGGTGCGAATTCCGGCGAGCGTGACCGTACCCATAGCATCATCAAAGGCATTAAAGAGCGTACCGGCCTGGAAGCCGCCCCACATCTGACCTGCATTGACGCGACCCGCGATGAACTGCGCACTATCGCTCGCGATTACTGGGATAGCGGCATTCGTCATATTGTGGCGCTGCGTGGCGATTTACCGCCGGGTGCGGGCAAGCCGGAGATGTACGGTTCTGACCTGGTTGAGCTGCTGAAAGAAGTGGGCGATTTCGATATCTCCGTGGCGGCTTATCCGGAAGTCCACCCGGAGGCCAAAAGCGCGCAGGCAGACCTGATCAACCTGAAGCGTAAGATTGATGCCGGTGCTAACCGCGCCATTACCCAGTTCTTCTTTGATGTCGAAAGCTATCTGCGCTTCCGCGATCGTTGTGTGGCGACCGGTATTGATGTGGAAATCGTGCCGGGTATTCTGCCGGTGTCTAATTTCAAACAGTTGCAGCGCTTTGCCACCATGACCAACGTACGTGTTCCTGGCTGGATGAATGCGATGTTTGCCGGTCTGGATGATGATCCGGAAACCCGCAAGATGGTGGGTGCCAATATCGCGATGGATATGGTGAAGATTCTGTCGCGGGAAGGGGTGAAAGATTTTCACTTCTACACCCTGAACCGTGCCGAAATGAGTTACGCGATTTGCCACACGCTGGGTGTGCGTCCGGGAATTGCAGTCTGA